In one window of Candidatus Sulfuricurvum sp. RIFRC-1 DNA:
- the cmoB gene encoding tRNA 5-methoxyuridine(34)/uridine 5-oxyacetic acid(34) synthase CmoB codes for MDLNAIRQERQKWMTWKNIAPLREALNQLPHITAEVDLDNTVSLRSNDAVDVDELERIARLMMPWRKGPFDLFGLFIDTEWRSDLKYNFLRPHFNLSGKKVADIGCNNGYYMFRFLEDAPAKVVGFDPSALFKSQFDLINHYVKSEIVYELLGVEHLPFYEEKFDIIFCLGVLYHRSDPIAMIKALGQGLAEGGEIYLDTFIIEGEEPYALCPSESYSKITNVYFVPTLKALENWCIRAGFTSFEVLGSVVTTSDEQRKTSWIESQSLEDFLDPADTTKTVEGYPAPVRGYVRIKKG; via the coding sequence ATGGATTTAAATGCAATTCGGCAAGAGCGACAAAAATGGATGACATGGAAAAATATTGCTCCACTGCGTGAAGCGCTGAATCAGCTTCCTCATATCACTGCCGAGGTTGATTTAGATAATACGGTAAGCCTCAGAAGCAATGATGCGGTTGATGTAGATGAGCTTGAACGAATCGCACGTTTGATGATGCCATGGCGCAAAGGGCCATTTGATCTGTTTGGTCTGTTTATCGATACTGAGTGGCGCAGTGATCTTAAATACAATTTTCTCCGTCCCCATTTTAATTTGAGCGGTAAAAAAGTAGCCGATATCGGGTGTAACAACGGCTATTATATGTTCCGATTCCTCGAAGACGCTCCGGCAAAAGTGGTCGGCTTTGATCCATCGGCTCTGTTTAAATCACAGTTTGATTTGATCAACCATTACGTTAAAAGCGAAATTGTGTATGAACTTCTGGGGGTGGAACATCTCCCGTTTTACGAGGAAAAATTTGATATCATTTTTTGTCTTGGGGTATTGTATCACCGCAGCGATCCCATTGCAATGATTAAGGCCTTGGGACAAGGCTTGGCGGAGGGGGGTGAGATTTATCTCGACACCTTTATCATTGAGGGGGAAGAACCGTACGCTCTTTGTCCGAGCGAGAGTTACTCGAAAATTACCAATGTTTATTTCGTTCCGACCCTTAAAGCGTTAGAGAACTGGTGTATCCGTGCCGGATTTACCTCTTTTGAAGTACTTGGCAGTGTTGTGACAACCTCGGATGAACAGCGCAAAACATCTTGGATTGAATCGCAAAGTCTTGAAGATTTTCTCGATCCTGCCGATACTACCAAAACAGTTGAAGGATACCCGGCACCGGTTCGGGGATATGTTCGGATTAAAAAGGGATAA
- a CDS encoding hotdog domain-containing protein, with translation MSNNQTETEESIQVAINQQTSLNTHERINTVYSGEIVKLQIGYAKVSLETTEVMRADEVGLVHGGFIFSAADFAAMAAVNEPNVVLASCNCLFLAPVRIGDIVTFEASEHQKEGRKRNVSVKGYVHEIKVFEGDFKTVVTERHVLRLDLMKNTDV, from the coding sequence TTGTCAAACAATCAAACAGAAACAGAAGAATCGATTCAGGTCGCGATCAATCAGCAAACTTCGTTGAATACTCATGAGAGAATCAATACGGTTTACAGTGGTGAAATAGTCAAATTACAAATTGGCTACGCAAAAGTTTCGCTAGAAACAACAGAAGTAATGCGTGCGGATGAAGTGGGGCTGGTACATGGCGGCTTTATTTTCAGTGCAGCTGATTTTGCCGCTATGGCAGCGGTCAATGAACCTAATGTCGTATTGGCTTCGTGTAATTGTCTTTTTTTAGCTCCGGTGAGAATCGGAGATATCGTTACTTTTGAAGCAAGTGAACACCAAAAAGAGGGACGAAAACGAAACGTATCGGTTAAAGGTTATGTCCATGAGATCAAGGTCTTTGAAGGGGATTTCAAAACCGTTGTCACCGAACGCCATGTATTGCGTTTGGATTTGATGAAGAATACGGACGTTTAA
- a CDS encoding MBL fold metallo-hydrolase — MEILKRPMGEYQTNCYIVKEGDKEIIIDPGMGATEWVLANVTNPVAILNTHGHFDHVWSNSELQQKLKIPLYTPKGDLMLLQNSTWMPGLPPSKPDVEVNGDEIFDISGIEVKFHHFPGHCPGCSMIEIGDVMFSGDFLFKNSIGRVDFPYSDPEAMKISLKKFSQMSGNKTLYPGHGEATSVEAEQRHVDYWIRAI, encoded by the coding sequence ATGGAAATCCTAAAACGCCCGATGGGTGAGTATCAAACCAACTGTTATATTGTAAAAGAGGGTGATAAAGAGATCATCATCGATCCGGGAATGGGGGCTACCGAGTGGGTACTGGCAAACGTTACAAACCCCGTCGCTATTCTCAATACCCACGGGCATTTTGACCACGTGTGGAGTAACAGCGAACTGCAACAAAAATTGAAGATCCCTCTTTACACCCCCAAAGGGGATCTCATGCTGCTCCAAAACAGTACATGGATGCCGGGATTACCACCATCCAAACCCGATGTCGAAGTAAATGGTGATGAAATCTTTGATATTTCAGGGATTGAGGTAAAGTTTCACCACTTTCCGGGACATTGTCCGGGGTGCTCGATGATCGAAATCGGTGATGTGATGTTTAGCGGCGATTTTTTATTTAAAAATTCGATCGGGCGAGTTGATTTCCCCTACTCTGATCCCGAAGCGATGAAAATAAGCTTGAAAAAGTTTTCACAAATGAGCGGGAACAAAACACTCTATCCCGGACATGGAGAAGCGACCAGCGTAGAGGCGGAACAACGCCATGTCGATTATTGGATTCGCGCGATTTAA
- a CDS encoding ferritin-like domain-containing protein, translating to MELYNTLETILTASIPSEKIAAFKTFYTLYRNGDIYRDMSTPFTVFSHPSYREHCTIIDPKEVPKRTKLGTPHGQILLLHAIAHIEYSAIDLALDAVYRFRDCPEAFEEDWLVVADDEVRHFEMIEGLLRELGSFYGEYPVHDALFEASQRTLGLHERMAVVPRYLEANGLDATPLILKKLYSHRSDPMIQKIMAALNVILAEEVDHVRKGDVWFEYACRVEGKESSSYFEIIEKHYPHSFPRKIDINCEARRNAGFTKDELSKISFTSC from the coding sequence ATGGAACTTTACAACACTCTTGAAACTATTTTAACGGCCTCTATCCCAAGCGAAAAAATCGCTGCATTCAAAACCTTTTATACCCTTTATCGTAACGGCGATATTTATCGTGATATGAGTACCCCTTTCACCGTTTTTAGCCACCCCTCGTATCGTGAACATTGTACGATCATCGATCCAAAAGAGGTTCCAAAACGGACCAAACTGGGTACTCCTCACGGTCAAATTTTATTGCTTCATGCGATTGCCCATATCGAATACAGTGCGATTGATCTGGCGTTGGATGCGGTGTACCGTTTTCGCGATTGCCCTGAGGCATTTGAAGAGGATTGGTTGGTTGTAGCCGACGATGAGGTTCGCCATTTTGAGATGATAGAAGGGCTGCTTCGAGAGTTGGGGAGTTTTTATGGGGAATATCCGGTGCACGATGCGCTTTTTGAAGCGTCACAGCGGACTCTGGGACTGCATGAACGGATGGCGGTAGTTCCGAGGTATCTTGAGGCAAACGGATTGGATGCTACGCCCTTGATCTTAAAAAAGCTGTATTCCCATCGGAGTGATCCGATGATTCAAAAGATCATGGCGGCATTAAACGTGATTTTAGCCGAAGAGGTCGATCATGTCCGTAAAGGGGATGTGTGGTTTGAATATGCTTGTAGAGTGGAAGGGAAAGAGAGCTCAAGTTATTTTGAGATTATCGAAAAACACTATCCTCACAGTTTTCCCCGTAAAATCGATATTAATTGCGAAGCACGGCGTAATGCTGGATTTACCAAGGATGAACTCTCCAAAATTTCATTTACTTCGTGTTGA
- a CDS encoding NAD+ synthase — protein MGKYELISRYLSEFLSQEVRKTGLKKVIVGLSGGIDSAVVAVLAHRTFGDDLLCVKMPSHYSSQNSLDDAEELCAAFSLRAETHSIEPMLRAYESPEMSPLRVGNLSARLRMVTLFDISAREGALVLGTSNKSELMLGYGTLYGDLASALNPIGDLYKTELFELARYLGIPSSIIDKPPSADLWAGQSDETEIGYPYSELDRVLKRYVEERHTSEEMIATGENPELVDMIVTRIYKNQFKRKMPVIAKLTSRTVNHDFNYPRDITL, from the coding sequence GTGGGTAAATACGAGCTGATCAGCCGGTATTTGAGCGAATTTTTGAGTCAAGAAGTTCGTAAAACAGGGCTGAAAAAAGTGATTGTCGGTTTGAGCGGAGGGATTGATTCCGCCGTCGTAGCGGTGCTGGCGCATCGTACGTTCGGGGATGATTTGCTTTGCGTCAAAATGCCCTCACACTATTCATCTCAAAATTCTTTGGATGATGCGGAGGAATTGTGTGCCGCGTTTTCCCTGCGTGCTGAAACTCATAGTATTGAGCCAATGCTGCGTGCGTATGAAAGTCCCGAAATGTCACCGCTTCGGGTAGGTAATCTTTCGGCTCGGTTACGGATGGTAACGCTTTTTGATATTTCGGCGCGAGAGGGAGCTTTGGTACTGGGAACCAGCAACAAAAGCGAACTGATGCTTGGATACGGGACTCTGTATGGGGATTTAGCCAGTGCGCTTAATCCTATCGGGGATTTGTATAAAACCGAACTATTTGAATTGGCCCGTTATTTAGGGATTCCAAGCTCAATTATCGATAAGCCCCCGTCTGCGGATTTGTGGGCAGGTCAGAGCGATGAAACGGAAATCGGATATCCCTACAGCGAGCTGGATCGTGTCTTAAAACGTTACGTAGAAGAGAGGCACACCTCTGAAGAGATGATTGCGACTGGAGAAAATCCTGAGTTGGTCGATATGATAGTGACAAGAATATATAAGAATCAGTTTAAACGTAAAATGCCTGTAATAGCGAAGTTGACCTCACGGACGGTCAATCATGATTTTAATTATCCCAGAGATATAACCTTATAA
- a CDS encoding DegT/DnrJ/EryC1/StrS aminotransferase family protein, whose product MSIPFYRVEVGGDEREKIDEVLDGEAPNIIEDLEAAFESYVGATYALATSHGTSALHLAMLAIDLKRGDKVLCSINAYPSVPEVVRHFDAEPIFIDINPDTFTIDLDKLEAYLSENKSKKLKAVIVSHVAGQSVELDRLYAIAKLYDVKIVEDASDALGATYNGQKIGSTGADITCFDFSPHLRRNVCNGGMMVCDDEEIMERAKSLRNHAMVIEDEGLGYIYDVTDIGSQYMMSPLDAATILVQLEKQDENIARQREIAEIFNERLSDAPHIKLPVANDEHAYALYIIKVDKNRDSFARELAARGIECGLHYIPLHLLSYYKSKYSLRVNDFPLALRNYQQVLSIPNYAALSDDQVEEICDAILDVAATRV is encoded by the coding sequence ATGAGTATCCCCTTTTACCGCGTCGAAGTTGGCGGAGATGAACGTGAAAAGATCGATGAAGTTCTCGATGGCGAGGCTCCTAATATCATTGAAGATTTAGAAGCGGCATTTGAATCGTATGTGGGTGCCACCTATGCACTGGCCACGTCACACGGGACGTCAGCACTTCATTTAGCGATGTTGGCGATTGACCTTAAACGAGGAGACAAAGTCCTTTGTTCGATTAATGCGTATCCTTCTGTTCCTGAAGTGGTGCGCCATTTTGATGCAGAACCGATTTTTATCGATATCAATCCTGATACCTTTACCATCGATTTGGATAAACTCGAAGCGTATTTGAGTGAAAATAAATCCAAAAAACTTAAAGCGGTGATTGTCTCTCACGTAGCAGGACAAAGCGTTGAACTGGATCGTTTGTATGCCATTGCAAAATTGTATGATGTCAAAATCGTTGAGGACGCTTCGGATGCATTGGGTGCGACGTATAACGGGCAAAAAATCGGTTCTACCGGTGCCGATATCACCTGTTTTGATTTCAGTCCCCATTTACGCCGTAATGTTTGCAACGGAGGAATGATGGTGTGTGATGATGAAGAGATCATGGAACGTGCCAAATCACTCCGCAATCATGCAATGGTTATCGAAGATGAGGGATTGGGCTATATTTATGATGTGACCGATATCGGGAGTCAATACATGATGAGTCCTCTGGATGCAGCGACGATTCTCGTGCAGTTAGAGAAACAAGATGAAAATATAGCGCGTCAGCGTGAAATTGCTGAAATTTTCAACGAACGTTTATCCGATGCACCCCATATCAAACTTCCTGTTGCCAATGATGAGCATGCGTATGCTCTTTATATTATAAAAGTTGATAAAAACCGTGACTCATTTGCGCGAGAATTAGCCGCTCGCGGGATTGAATGCGGACTGCATTATATTCCGCTCCATTTGTTGAGCTATTATAAGTCAAAATATTCATTGCGTGTTAACGATTTTCCGCTTGCACTACGTAACTATCAGCAAGTTCTCTCTATCCCGAACTACGCGGCACTTAGCGACGATCAGGTAGAAGAAATTTGTGACGCAATTTTGGACGTAGCCGCAACACGCGTTTGA
- a CDS encoding tetraacyldisaccharide 4'-kinase, producing the protein MKHWFVQWGEGYLYTPSLIQKILSFLLLPLSWLYCLIAYVRYRQSRPKFMGIPVISVGNLTVGGSGKTPVVIELAKQFEKPAIVLRGYGRKSHGMVVVKDKSTILCDVIKSGDEAMLYAKTLPNATVIVSEIRERGIAEAVSMGCEVVLLDDGYGKHRIDKLDLVIDVETPNRFCLPSGAYREKLWHDKQVIMLYEGKSFQRSVSVRNPTAKMVLVTAIARPERLEPYLPETIEKVYFEDHHFFTPWELEAIVERTGATSLLVTSKDLVKMSSMNLNLSVLELSLELDETLIKIVKEYADAKKD; encoded by the coding sequence TTGAAACATTGGTTCGTTCAGTGGGGTGAAGGGTATCTTTATACCCCTTCGCTGATCCAAAAAATCCTCTCTTTTTTACTTTTGCCTTTGAGTTGGTTGTATTGTCTTATCGCGTATGTACGGTATCGTCAAAGCCGCCCAAAGTTTATGGGAATTCCGGTTATAAGTGTCGGAAATCTGACCGTCGGGGGGAGCGGAAAAACCCCTGTTGTCATAGAATTGGCAAAGCAGTTTGAAAAACCGGCGATAGTATTACGCGGATACGGCCGTAAAAGCCATGGGATGGTGGTTGTTAAAGATAAATCGACGATTCTCTGTGATGTGATCAAAAGCGGTGATGAAGCGATGCTTTATGCAAAGACTCTTCCTAATGCGACAGTGATTGTGAGTGAGATTCGAGAGCGTGGAATTGCCGAAGCGGTGTCGATGGGGTGTGAGGTCGTACTACTCGATGACGGGTATGGAAAACACCGAATCGATAAACTTGATCTTGTGATTGACGTTGAGACGCCGAATCGTTTTTGTCTTCCATCAGGGGCGTATCGAGAGAAATTGTGGCATGATAAACAGGTTATTATGCTCTATGAGGGAAAATCCTTTCAACGCTCCGTGAGTGTCCGGAACCCTACGGCAAAAATGGTACTGGTTACGGCGATTGCCCGTCCTGAGCGACTAGAGCCGTATTTGCCTGAGACAATCGAAAAAGTCTATTTTGAAGATCACCATTTTTTTACACCGTGGGAACTCGAAGCGATAGTGGAGCGGACAGGGGCTACGAGCTTATTGGTAACTTCAAAAGACTTGGTTAAAATGTCGTCTATGAATCTTAATTTGTCCGTTTTAGAACTTTCGTTGGAACTGGATGAAACACTGATAAAAATTGTCAAGGAATACGCTGATGCAAAAAAAGATTGA
- the argB gene encoding acetylglutamate kinase, whose amino-acid sequence MQKKIDTVKTLMDAMPFIKEFRDEIVVIKYGGSAQSSDELKAKFAQDIVLLHLVGVKVVIVHGGGSRISQLLGDLKIPTEFIDGERVSTPEVMRIVEMVLSGEINKEITSLLNSYGAKAIGISGKDAHFLKAKPKDEAKFGLTGRVESVNAEVIHNLLREGFIPVIAPIGADAIVGHPGYNINADLAASAVAAAIGACKVIFMTDTPGVLNKEKELFSTLTEAEVEALKADGTIIGGMVPKVDSCLEAVDAGVQKAHIIDGRIEHAILLELFTSEGVGTQITL is encoded by the coding sequence ATGCAAAAAAAGATTGATACCGTCAAAACCCTGATGGACGCGATGCCGTTCATTAAAGAGTTTCGTGATGAGATTGTTGTCATTAAATACGGCGGGTCAGCACAAAGCTCGGATGAATTAAAAGCCAAATTTGCTCAAGATATTGTTCTTCTTCATCTCGTCGGGGTGAAAGTCGTCATCGTACACGGCGGCGGAAGCCGTATCTCTCAGCTTCTCGGCGATCTAAAAATCCCGACCGAGTTTATCGACGGTGAGCGTGTCAGTACACCTGAGGTTATGCGGATTGTTGAGATGGTGCTCAGCGGTGAGATCAATAAAGAGATTACTTCACTTCTCAATTCCTACGGTGCAAAAGCGATCGGTATCAGCGGTAAAGATGCCCATTTCCTGAAAGCTAAACCTAAAGACGAAGCGAAATTCGGTCTTACCGGACGGGTGGAAAGTGTGAATGCGGAAGTGATCCATAATCTTTTACGCGAAGGGTTTATTCCGGTTATCGCTCCAATCGGAGCGGATGCTATCGTTGGTCATCCGGGGTATAACATCAATGCCGATCTCGCCGCGTCAGCCGTAGCCGCAGCAATCGGTGCCTGTAAAGTGATTTTTATGACCGATACTCCGGGGGTATTGAACAAAGAAAAAGAACTTTTCTCGACCCTGACCGAAGCAGAGGTTGAAGCGCTCAAAGCAGACGGTACGATTATCGGCGGGATGGTTCCAAAAGTCGATTCGTGTTTGGAAGCGGTCGATGCAGGGGTTCAAAAAGCCCATATCATTGACGGGCGGATAGAACACGCTATTTTACTCGAACTCTTCACCTCAGAGGGAGTAGGGACACAAATCACCCTCTAA